From a region of the Methanoculleus receptaculi genome:
- a CDS encoding DUF1858 domain-containing protein — MVLTADSTIAELLREKPESAQVLFRFGMGCLGCAIANNETIREAAQVHGVPVEEMLAALGIAEA; from the coding sequence ATGGTATTGACTGCTGACAGTACAATCGCGGAACTCCTCCGGGAGAAGCCCGAATCGGCACAGGTGCTCTTCCGGTTCGGCATGGGTTGCCTTGGCTGTGCAATCGCAAACAACGAGACGATCCGGGAGGCTGCCCAGGTGCACGGCGTCCCCGTCGAAGAGATGCTTGCTGCCCTCGGGATTGCCGAGGCGTAA
- a CDS encoding adenosylcobinamide amidohydrolase, which yields MRYFVRDGTLFIRGRFRAASTGVGGGIADVTTVLNHTVPHDFQEDPVRRLELITARHGIFRDYFGLLTAVDMHHLCVLQYDSVTVFITAGVSNPTPSPSTPHTINIIAYSREGMADAALLETIITATGAKAWALHQLGYDFPGTTTDAVVAACERDAEPMHTYAGTLTEIGRRVHEAVLFGLPEALAKQQGRVKREGPSFFIYSRYGGDHWVEWQKENCPYYPCHFAGQRCDYCYCPCYPCGDDDLGEWVESSNGGRVWGCADCTLLHTPEGADYMKRNPEATLAELKRFRERI from the coding sequence ATGAGATATTTTGTCAGGGACGGAACTCTTTTTATTCGTGGCCGGTTCAGGGCGGCGAGCACGGGGGTCGGCGGTGGTATCGCCGACGTCACAACCGTTCTCAACCACACTGTGCCGCACGATTTCCAAGAAGATCCCGTGCGCCGTCTCGAACTCATCACCGCCAGGCACGGGATATTCCGGGACTATTTTGGCCTCCTGACCGCCGTTGATATGCATCACCTCTGCGTGCTCCAGTATGACTCTGTCACGGTCTTTATCACCGCCGGCGTGAGCAATCCAACACCATCGCCAAGCACCCCCCACACCATCAACATCATCGCCTACAGCCGTGAGGGAATGGCCGATGCAGCGCTCCTGGAGACGATCATCACCGCAACCGGCGCCAAGGCCTGGGCGCTGCACCAGCTCGGCTACGATTTCCCCGGGACCACAACCGATGCTGTGGTCGCTGCCTGCGAACGCGACGCAGAACCCATGCACACCTACGCCGGGACGCTGACAGAGATCGGCAGACGGGTTCATGAGGCGGTCCTGTTCGGCCTGCCCGAGGCTCTCGCAAAGCAGCAGGGCAGAGTAAAGCGTGAAGGGCCATCCTTCTTCATCTACAGTCGTTATGGCGGCGACCACTGGGTCGAGTGGCAGAAAGAGAACTGCCCCTATTACCCATGCCATTTCGCCGGGCAGCGGTGCGACTACTGTTACTGCCCCTGCTACCCCTGTGGCGATGATGACCTCGGCGAATGGGTAGAGAGTTCAAACGGCGGCAGGGTCTGGGGTTGTGCAGACTGCACGCTGCTCCATACCCCGGAGGGTGCGGATTACATGAAAAGGAATCCCGAAGCCACTCTCGCCGAACTCAAGCGGTTTCGGGAACGAATATGA
- a CDS encoding nucleotide-binding protein, whose protein sequence is MNISEVTERISRKLEAKGAQPDRQKIESRLRRLVEEFGVNLAEAERSVTADLAREYKVSGLGNTSTELRPISEITPGEWVTIEGKVVALTPPLSPSIAQSGIIADSSGAIRFVTWTRSNVPPMEFGHWYRIESAVVDVYRGAPNLKIHSGTTISRLEEDAPLLPSITPIADLKPGVGSVRAKVIQDWEVTNDRMLQTGLLGDESGIIKFVIWKDEDKENLEPDTVYNIYYATVDEYNGRLSLVLNTAMYIADEGDIEVGRNETESRGALVHVAQGSGLIKRCPVEGCNRTLSRQNYCPVHEIQPNFRYDLRIKAVLDDGNRARNVLMQREIVEKLASITLEEAIQIAETNPLGMDEIFYRIGNAVLGRYYTCNGSEFGGRLLVNSCTPIRFDPGELAALLNRAGGEPA, encoded by the coding sequence ATGAACATATCTGAGGTAACAGAGAGAATCTCCCGGAAACTTGAAGCAAAAGGCGCACAACCTGACCGCCAGAAGATCGAGTCCCGCCTCCGTCGTCTCGTCGAGGAGTTTGGTGTCAACCTGGCTGAGGCCGAGCGCAGTGTGACCGCCGATCTTGCCCGCGAGTACAAGGTCAGCGGCCTCGGGAACACATCCACAGAACTCCGCCCGATAAGCGAGATCACGCCCGGCGAGTGGGTGACGATCGAAGGGAAGGTCGTTGCCCTGACCCCGCCCCTCTCACCTTCGATCGCTCAGAGCGGGATCATCGCCGACTCGAGCGGGGCCATCCGTTTTGTGACCTGGACACGGTCGAACGTTCCCCCTATGGAGTTCGGGCACTGGTACCGGATAGAGTCTGCGGTCGTTGATGTCTACAGGGGCGCGCCGAACCTGAAGATCCACTCGGGCACCACCATCTCGCGGTTGGAGGAGGATGCTCCCCTCCTCCCATCGATAACACCAATTGCCGACCTGAAACCGGGTGTAGGCAGCGTGCGGGCCAAGGTCATCCAGGACTGGGAGGTCACCAATGACCGGATGCTCCAGACCGGGCTCCTCGGCGACGAGAGCGGCATAATCAAGTTTGTCATCTGGAAAGACGAGGATAAAGAGAATCTGGAGCCAGACACCGTCTACAACATCTATTACGCCACAGTGGACGAGTACAACGGCAGGCTCTCCCTGGTTCTGAACACCGCGATGTACATCGCCGATGAGGGGGACATCGAGGTAGGGCGGAACGAGACCGAAAGCCGGGGAGCCCTTGTCCACGTTGCCCAGGGCTCTGGCCTGATAAAGCGCTGTCCGGTGGAGGGCTGCAACCGGACGCTCTCCCGGCAGAATTACTGCCCTGTGCACGAGATCCAGCCCAATTTCCGTTACGATCTCCGCATAAAAGCGGTTCTCGACGACGGCAACCGCGCAAGAAACGTTCTGATGCAGCGCGAGATCGTCGAGAAACTTGCAAGTATAACCCTGGAAGAGGCCATCCAGATCGCAGAGACCAATCCGCTTGGTATGGATGAGATCTTCTACCGTATCGGGAATGCAGTGCTCGGACGCTACTACACCTGCAACGGAAGTGAGTTCGGCGGCAGGCTGCTTGTCAACTCCTGCACCCCGATCCGGTTTGATCCCGGAGAACTGGCTGCACTGCTAAACCGCGCCGGAGGTGAGCCGG